A stretch of DNA from Ranitomeya variabilis isolate aRanVar5 chromosome 1, aRanVar5.hap1, whole genome shotgun sequence:
GCTCAGGaaaaatcatcatcatcatctcctcTTTGGCAAATAAAACAATAACTTATCATTAAGGCACAACCATCTTCTAGAAGAAGCAAACAACGCACAGGTCCAAGTGGGGTTGTCAGCGATGAGGGATGAAGTCTCTTTAAAGGATTTGCTCACCATTAGAAAAACCTGAAAACCCAGAACCACCTAAAAACAGCactgtccacaggttgtgtgtggGATTGCAGATCAGTGCCACTAAAGCTCCGATACCACTGATACCTGCAGACAGGTGTGGTGCCATGTTCAGAAGATGGCAACCATGTTTTTATTATCTTCTACAACCCCCTTAGAGAAGACATTGACCATTCCAGTAAATACTTGTATTCCCCATAAAATAATTTTTGGGAGTTTTGAGTAGAACCCTGTATTGTgacattcctctgttattcctccgggAAATTATGAATGAATACACTGCTGGGTGTATATTTTTGACAATTGGATGTACCCCAAAATCATTGACAAAATGATCATACACTTCTAGGAGGTTTAACAGAGAAACTACACGATGCAAAGTTAGAAGaggaatactactactactacagtaGACATGTTCGGTTTGGCCCGGAGTCTTCCTAACATGTTCGGCCCAGCGCAGAGGACGGTGCGTGGCATAGATATCAATGTACACTGGAGACAGAACCCGTGTGCCATGTTTCACCCTGCGCTAGGCAGAACACATCAGTATTGCCCGATCCAAAACATATGAGAAGACAGAACTCAAGGGGATCCAGGAGCCCACTCCTCCCCCAAAAATGCCAGGGGCATGCCTTGGTTCACAGATTTGATTTTGTCTCCCACAGGAGAGATACTGTCAGGCCATGACACTGACGCCGGAGTATGTCCTTATTCACACAACTATATGTTCAGTTCAATGTTACAGCCACAGGTCACCTGAACCAACGGCATCACATCATGTGACTGTCAGGCTGTTCGTTCAGATATTGCAGAGGTAACAGATCGGAAAATATCGCCAGAGACTGAGAATCCAGATCCCCTATATACCATCTTCTCACATATCAGGAGAGCCCTGCCAACCAATCCATGCTCAATACCGGCACATGTCTGACAAGTTTGAGGAGACACAAATGTAACACGCAGAAGAGAAGAATGAAAAATGCAACCCCTAAATAGTGATGAAATTGAATACCCCTACCCAACCATATCTGCCCGGAATAATCAGTCTAGATCAAACAACAAGGCGTTGTCGAACTTAAAGGCACATTGTGTTCTGTGGTCGGCAGGGACGAGGGCAGAGCTGTAAGAGGAGGCAACGTCCCTTAGGACCTGCTCTGTTCTGGAAGGGTTGGGTATAGGATTTTGCACAAGTTTCGCACCATCCGGCAGATCTTCATCAAGTTCTTTGGCCGGTGTGCAGAGATCCTCAGTAGAGTGATCGGTGCCCGGTAGTTGGACAGGAGGCTGTGCAGCGGGTGAGGTAGGGCAGTCTATGGCTGGGTGTGGACTTGGCCATTTTTCCTCTGCGGTTTCATCGGTATCGGACTGGTCTGCGTTATCCGAGTGGCTGCTCCCCAGGTTCGTCACCCCGCTCAGACCTGATGATTGATCTCCGTCGGTCAATAAACAGTCCTCCTCCAGTTCTGGTTTCTGCAGGTGAAAGAGAAGTCATTAAATATTCATCAAGAAGATCTTAATCTTGTTACAGTACAATGAGAGGAAGGTTGGAAaagccattaaaggggttgtccgctcaaaacataagtctgcagtcattgtgTGTGACTTCAGACTCATGAATCCCCCAGCACACGCTTTGTGCACTGCGGTGATTCGCCGGTTTCAGACCCGGGACTGAAGAGTATGTAGGAGTTATACATACCCCTGGcagtgggcgcagcctcgctccatacacttgtaatgAGCCGAGGCTGTGCCCCAACAGTAGGAGTGGCCGACTAGATGGCACgaccttgctccatacaagtgtactgagagaggctgtgcccactggccgggggtatgtataACTCGTACACACTCTTCGGTCCCAGGTCTGAAACTGGCAAATCACTGCAGTGCACAAGTCTTCAGCCACACTCAGTGACTGCACACTTATCGGTTATGACCTTTTAACAAACAATGACGATTAGTTGTTCCAGTTTTTTGGGTGTAGTAAAGGATAAGCTTGTTGAAAACAGTCAGTAAGGCCACAGACGAGAAAAATCACTAACAGTTTAGCCCATATAAAAAGAGGGAGACCATTTTCTGAAAGACCAAAATCAGTCTcgctcttagggctcatactcacttgcatgaaatactgcagagtctcgcatggtaacacccgccTCTGCCGACGGCACttgggagcgtgcagctccatgtattgctggacttctgctctggagtgccagcgGCTACcatgttaccatgcgagactcggccgtatttcacgcaagtgagtatgagcccttataaatGGACTAAACTATCAGTGATGTGCTGGTTTACAGCCTTGCTGACTGGCTCCAATTAGCTTATGAGGTATTACAcccctccccccccaaaagaaaaaaacaaaacaaaaaacctgaCATGCTCTCCATTATAGTTTTTACATCAGTGGATTTCCACTCTTCCCCTCACTGTAATACATTACAATGAGGGGGATGGTTGGAAAATCCATTAATATAAAAACCATAATGGAGAACTTGTGTCTCAGTTTTGCATTGTGTTCACATGTGGCGTATTTCTGCAACAGGTCTTCTTGGTAATGGATGTGCAGGTCTCCATGGGGAGGCTGCAGGAACCAACCAGAATACACTGTCCTGCAGACTTTGCACTACTTACCTAGGAATCCAGTAATCCTTTATATACTGCAGGGGTGGTCGGTGACGTTGGGAATGAGCTGCGAACTATAGAACAAAAAGTGCCTCTTTGCAAATTTTTCCATTTGATAACAAAACATGAAGAGGCTCCAGACCGAGGGTCCCCTGATCCAGCTGGTGCCTGACCTGCAGTGTTAGGAGAGGGGGGCTGCGGCTCCGTACAGAGAACCAGGCCCTTGGGGCCACCTCTGCTGTCATTGCAGGTCGGGCACCAGCTGAAATTGGAAACCGCTCAGTGTTTGGGAGACCGTCTCTTTAAATAATGAGCAAGACGtgaaaaaaaagtatataaataaAGAGCATGTGTCAGGGTATATGACGACATCTGGGGCAAACAGGTCCCGTTAGTCACAGCGTGGTCACTAAGTAAAAAAGGAAAGACTACATAGAGGCAGGCTGGATAACCCCCAACTAGTACACTCATCTATCCACGGGGCAGGCGATATGTGGGGGTCCTAGCACACATCTATGTGAATGGAGTCAGTGCACATGCATGATCCCCGCTCCATAGGAGGAGTGGTAGTTTCATGTGCACGAATTCCCACAGACAAAAATGGGATGGTGGGTGCATGTGCACTGGCACTCCATTCACAGAGATGTAAGACACCTGTCCTTGGCATCAGTGGTGGTCCCAGCAGTCAAACACCATTAATCAAATGTATTACCTATTATGAGACAATCCCTTACAACTTTTCTTTGTACATAAATTGGCACCAAGAAACTCAGCCACCATATTaaagggttttttgtttgttttttttgcgatcACACGATATTGCTTAGCGTCTTTTTAATTAATATCAGATTTGTGAAGTCCGGGCACATGGCACCCGCACAGATCAGCTGTGTCCAGTGACTTCACCAGGCTGATTGGTGGGGGGGGAGCAGATACTGAAACTCGCTCCTGAGGACAGGTCGTCAATGTCGTGGCCTGCGaacctctaaggctgccgtcacacggtcagtattttacatcagtatctgtaagtcaaacccaggagtggaacaattagaggaaaagtataatagaaacatatgctccacttctgcatttatcacccactcctggttttagcttacagatactgatgtaaaatactgaccaaataccgctagtgtgacggcagcctcagtggACTGGACTAAATCAACTATAGGATATGGCACATGTATTACGAGAATACCGCAGCTGCAGGACTATTGcagagctgctgcagaacatcatgctGATCACTACTGGCAAGGAGCTTCCTGTAGGGTGTAGATTGGTGTTAGGCTGGAGGGGAAGGGACTAATGCCATTGTCTGGACCTACAAGGGACATGTGTCTATACTGCATAAGATGACACTACATACAATcgtaaagaggttgtccaccacttttacatcgatgacctatccttaggataagtcatcaatgtctgatcagctggGGGCTGACACctagccgatcagctgttatctgtgTCCGGAAATACTCACTTTTGGAGCTGGCTGTCTTAAGATAGTGGCCgccgcagggtactacacatcacCTCCTATGCAAATCACTagtaggcggatgtgcagtaccaagccccggccactaccagaagatggagcagctctgCAAGAGTAACCGCCAGCAGCCGCcaacagacattgatgacctatcctatggataggtcaATGAAaacgtagtggacaacccctttaataatagaCATTTAGGTCGGCACTTACATTCAGCCGGATGTGGGCTCTTTTGTCTGTCATTTCCATGACGTTTATCAGCGGCTGATCCACCGTGGTCGACCATGGAATAGTAGAAGGGCGTAAACCATTTTCTAAGAACTCAGACACGTTCTCTTCATTAATAAACTTTCTCtcctacaaaataaaaaaaaatataaggaaATAAGCGTCAGATAACATCTTGCATACAATTATGAAGTTAGCCATTAACCCTTTAAGGAATAGGAATTTTAACACTTGTAAACGACTGGGCCAAACGATGGGAAGGGAAGCCGGCCTCTGGGAGCCACAAACATGAGAATAGGGGCCCACGTCAGAAGTAGCTGCTATTATGTTACAGCTTGCAGTTATTACATGTGCCAACAGATGGCAGCATCCACAGGCATCCCAATGTAATGCTACACTCGGACTTGCACCAACATGATCTAGATCAgtggtttcccaaactccagtcctcatggcccccaacagatcatatttgtaggatttccttagtattgcacaggttagaGAACATGTGGCAATTTCTGCTGATTTGATAGTATTGGACAGGTGCTGGAATAGTTAGGGGGATGCAGAAAACATGATGTGTGGGGGGGCTgtaaggactggagtttgggaaacactggtctagatcAAACTTGGCATCCTGTACCAGTGCAGAcattgaaactacaactcccagcaagtgTACCATCTGTGCTCCTAAAGGATATTATTAttatccaattagaaatgtagtatagttctccagaTTCACTATGTCCCTTTACTCATGTGCAGGCTTTGCAGGACCTTCGTTATCCAAGTTTAAACGATTGATATAATAACAGTTAATTGGTTAGTTACTTGTGTTCATAACCGTGGATAACTAAGATCaatcaatgcctgcacatgaggaaagagacacagcgagtcaggagaactatactacatttctaattggaggcatttgataatattacacctactacatattgggataggatattggagaAATATAGCCATCACCTAACACAATTGAACACTTAAGACAACATGATCTCAATCCACTACCGTAAAGAGCAGTAAACACCCCGATGCCGCTGATCTCTATACCCAACGTGCACCTTTTAGATACAAATCCCCAGAGAATGCGATCCCAGTACTATGCATTGTTCTGACCCTCACTTCTGGATCCCCATTACATGAGAGATACGGAACACAGATCAATAATGTAAGCGGACCCCACTGCCCACTCAGTTATATAGAGCCGCATCCACACATCCATGTGTCACAGACCAGTTGTAGGTCTCCCCAACTCAGGAATATAGGAGGCTGCCCGGCGTGGATCAGGAGACCTGCAGCAGAGCAACACATGGATGGGTGAATATGACATAAGGCTTAATATTTTTTCTATTTAATAGGAGGACACACTGACCATGCCCTACTCTGATCCTCACAATGGGATGAGAATATGACATGCTCCTGGGCTCACAGATCTCATACTCTATATGTGATATTAATGCATCCATTCTATTCAATGGACAGTGTGttgtccaataaaaaaaaaaaacaaacaaaaaaaaaaaaaacacacaaacaagcAAAACAAAACACACAGCTCACAGCCATCTCCCATGGAGGAGGGACTGCTGCTGGATGCAGATAGAACCTACTACTCACCTGCAGGGAATTGCTGTTCACACCAAAGAAGAGGTTCTTCCACGGGCCGAAGCACTCGGAGGATTTGGTCAGCTCAATGACCATGTTGTCCGCTGACACGCTGACCACGATATCGTGGGTGTTCAGACTATACTGCGGCAGGAAGGACACAAATAAGACGtatggagagttaccagtgtgcacACAGAAGCGGATCTCGCACTGGTAACTGCTGGCCTCGGACGTGACGCTGTGCTTGTCGATATCCTTCACGTGGATGATGAGAGTCAATGTGGTGGCGTCCTGGGAACAAGTGAATAAGGGACATTCGGGGTGGTCCTGAGGCTGGGAACATAGAGGGGTCATCTCTGAGTCTTCTGCGGTCCTGCTGGGCTGGGGGGAGTCACTGTCTGTGGGGCTGGGGGCCGGCAGGTGAGCCGGCATTAGTTTGGGGAGGTTCTCCTGCACCACGGGCAATGTCACCACCAGCTGCCTCTTGATCTTGTTGAATTGGGCCGTGCCCCGCTCGTCCTCCACCAGGTAGGGCAGCTTCAGCTGCAGTTTGTAGGCCGCCGGCTTCACGGACTCCAGGCTCAGTTCCTTGCCCTTAATGTGAAGGGTGGCGTCCTCAGCACAGCTCAGCAGCGGCAGGTCCACGGTGATCACCAGCTCCTTGGGCACCGGGCTGGGCACGGAGTCCCTGGCGTCCCGGTAGTCCTGCAGGTCCGGGTAGGAGCGGTGACGGATGGTGTACCGCGGGACGGTGGGCTCCAGGGAAGCCGGCCTCTCACGGTGGGGCTTGATGGGCAGGGGCCGGGTGGTCTTCCTGCACCTCTTCTTCTCATCGTAGGGATAGGGGAAGCGCAGGGGGTCGGCGGGGTCCTGGGGCTTGGGGGCTGCTCCAGCCACTGGCTTGCGGATGACGGCAGTCTGTGGGACCCCCTTGTACGTCTCGCTCAGGGTCGTGACGTTGGTGGTGTCCAGGGCCACGCTGAACTGCTGGGCCACGGTGCTCAGGGCGGTCAGGTCCACCATGGAGCGGAACTTGGCACTGCGGGAGGCCAGGCGCAGGGTGTCCGGGTGGAAGACCACGTCGTAGATGAGCTCCCTGCCGCCGGCCGGGCCCTTCTCCTCCCTGGGCAGGGTGAGGGTGCAGGGCAGGCTCCAGTGCTGGCCCAGCCGCCCCTCCTTGTCAGCCCCGGCCACACAGTGCGGCTTCCCGACCACAGCGTTGCTGCACACGTTCAGGTAGCACGTCTGGCGGCCGTCCGCACAGGTCCGCAGCACATGGCCGGCCTCGGGGTGCACGAACTGCACGTCCATCCCCCGCTCCCGCTCCATCTCACGGATCTCCTGCTCGTAGCGGCGCCGGTTCTCGGGGTTGCTCAGCTCCTCCGCATACTGAGCGAAAAGCTCCCGGAAGCGGGCGTCCTGGAAAGCGACCTTAAAGCGCTCCAGCTCCTCCGAGGTCACGCTCAGCTCCTCCAGCTTGGCCGCCATTCTAGTCCTGCACTGATCACCTAGGAGACGGGCGCACAGTGATGAGCCGAGAACAGATCTGCGACAGGGCGCTGGGCGACGACTTATGAGGAGTTCCGAGGCAGGGCGGGGATTGGCCGGCACGCTGACACGTGGCGAGGAAGCCACGCCCTCAGCCAATCAGGAGAAAGCgttgtgctggttgccatggtgaGCAGAGACCGCGGTTATTTACAGAAAAAGCGGCCGTGGAGCGTGTACGGAGAGCTGCTGTGTACACACGGCGGGGGGGGGCTGCGGTGTCCCAGCATGCACTGCGCCACAGCATGGGGGGCCAGAAAAGGCGAGGGGGACCTCCTGCGGCCAGAGCCGCTGCAGAATCTCTGCTTTCAATGCTAATTGGCTGGTTTCCATTATAAAGGAGGACATTCGCAAACAAATCTGGGGTCAATCTGCATCTAACTTGTGTAAGATTGGGACAAAGGGGCCACATGTGACTCTGCACTAAAAAGGTTATTCCCCAGAATAAGGGGCGTTTGCCCTGCAGCAAGATGGGGAACCCAGGAGCTCAAGGGTGCAGTGCGGAACCATCATCCGTGGGGGGAGTGACTTTATGGATCGCATATCTAAAGCCTCCCTGGAATCAATCATAAAAGCAAATTCATAATAAACTTTATTGAGGACATTAATCAGAAATACACTAGACATGATACAAATAtgacaaataattaaaaacaaggGGAGCCGGGGGATCACATAGACTATAAACATAATGTATAATAGGAGAGTATCCTAGCCAAATATCAAATATTATTCATTAACAAAGTGCTAGGCCTATAATAAATCCAGATGGTGCAGGAAAAATAAATAGAAAAGTGCTCGGTACGTACAACAcggtgtatatgtatatacggGCGTTTCACACGTGGCTTTGTCAGGGAGCGGGGGGCAGCAGCGGTACCTCGTATAGGAGGAATCCTGGTTAGTAGATCTACCTCATCTTTACCTTATGGAGAAAGTTAGAGATTACAGGTACCGCaaagtgcaaataataaacacatatACACCCCGCCTTATACGTACTGagcacttttctattttttttttcctgcactaTCTGGATTTATTATAGGCCTAGCACTTTATTAATGAATAATACTTTATCTTTGGCTAGGATATTCTCCTTATCCTATTACAGATTATGTTTATATTAGATGTCATCCCCGGCTCCCCTTGTTTTTAATTGTCATATATTTATCATGTCTAGTGTATTTCTGATTGGTGTCCTCAATAAAGTTGTGTTtattatgaatttgattttttgtaTTACACTTTTATGATTGATTCTAGTGTTCaagcagtttttgttttttttggtataaGGTCTAGTTGTCTACTTGAACCATATTTGCATATTTATTAGGTTATTTCTACTCATTTTTTTGGCTTAAACTTTATGGATCGTGGTTGTCCTGGGTACACACAGGAGCGCTGCGGCAGCCTGGGGGCACTGATCCACCGTCAGCCCGATAGTGTGGACAGGTTATTAAGCGTCCGCTGATTGGTCCAACAATCCAGAGTCCTAGAAACTCATCCATGGTCAGACATTTGTGATTCCCTCCTACATGAGCGCATGGTCGCTGTACATTAGTGTTAGGTCAGTTTTACCATCACAAATGTAAGAATAAATAGACCGAAAAAGCTTCATTACACCATTACTGACGGACAGCACACAGATCGTACGCAATGCCATCCGTGGGATTTCACAGACCCATATAGTTCCATAAGCGACTAGGATCCACGCATTACCATAGGTTACAGATCATTGGGGTACGGTCTAGACAGCTTGTCTGCAGAGAACAATCCAGTGTAATGATACCGGTGTATGACAGTGGCCTTTCTGTCATAGCGAAAATCTGTTATTCGCATAGTCCTAGCTAGAAGGAGCACTTCAACAATACATCATCAACATAATCTACTACGGTAGGTGCCATATAGATAAGAAGTGAGAAGAAACACAGTAGTAAAATTAAAAGAAATACTTTCTTAAATAACAAAGATAAAAAATATAGttaaaaagacagggcagagtaaagCCTCTAAACAAATGGGGAGCAGTAGCAGCAGCAAGTAATTAAGTGCCCAGTAAAGTGGAATGTAATTCTAAGCGCccctataaaaaacaaacaaaaaaaaacacaattaggCTCACATATAGTCTTTAAATCCAAGGAGATGGCAGAAAAAAACCATGTGAGCCACAACTGTTCTTTTGTAGGATATAGCTCCAAATTGTGGTGCGTTCTATTGCCTTTAACTCTTTGGGCTCCTGTTCTATCCATTGATTTATAGGCAGTTTTTACTTGCACTCGCATTTGTGTATTCAGTGCTATATGGCAATATTTGTCAGCCGAACCATTTTCCACCATCCCCCCCTTCCTTTTTTTCTGCCATCTCCTTGGATTTAAAGACTATATGTGagcctaattgttttttttttttattttttagagggGCGCTTTAAATTACATTCcactttagggcttgttcacactttgcagattttgctgcggatttttccgcggatttttccgcagcggatttggaaaaaccgcagtgcaaaaccgctgcggatccgcagcaaaaaccgcaaagtgtgaacatagcctgagggtatgtttccactgtcaggatggccggcggtatcgccgcagcggcgaagccgctcggcgctaagccccgccccctttctgggacgcgatcatgccggatgtgttaactcttcacatccgggatgagcgctcgctcccatagcgccctgtgatatgccttgcggggacgctgcgtccccgcaaggtgtacggacatgctgcgatctgaaaagacgcgcagcatgtccgtagtcgcagggccgccgcgtgcgggtttccacgcatagtggagacgggatttcataaaatcccctccactatgctggaacatctggacgctgcttgtttgacactgcagctctgcgcagcgtcaaacaagcagcgtttcctgaccgtggaaacatacccttagggtatgtctccacgttcaggattgcatcagtctttggtcaggattttatgcaagtaaaatcctgaccaaaactgcacctgaggtcactggcaggtcacctgcggtgtacctgcgtgttttgctcatagtagcaacatgcagcgttttgaaaaaacgcacaacgcatgcgttttcgcggcaaaaacgcatgcgtttttaaacgcatagtgaagtctggatttcataaaatcccatccactatgctgtaacatctggacgctgcgtttttgacgcagcagaaaaacgcagcgtcaaaaacgcagcgtttcctgaacgtggaaacatacccttactgtgcaCTTTATTACTTGCAGCTGTTACGGCTCCCCATTTGTTTAGAGGCTTtttactctgccctgtctttttaactatatatttttttatctttgttatttaataaagtagTTCTTTTAATTTTACTACTGTTTCTCTTCTCACTTCTTCTCTACATGGCACCTACCATAATAGATTATGTTGATATTAGTGAAAATCTGTGTATACAACAGAAATCCTTAGCCCAGATTTTTCTGGAAAGAAAATGTGGACCTTGTACCATGTGCACAACTTAAGTAAGCCAAATGGTGTTATTAGACTGAGGCTGGGGCAGGTGCTGCAGCTGTAGAAGGGGCTTATGCTGCTTCATACATTTAGCGCCCCTTTAGGCTATGCTCATATATTGAATTTCTGATGAGTATTTTCAGCAATTTTATtgttcttgtgcatgctgataaagtttaatgtCCCCCAAGAAACATGATACAACTTCCTTAggttttgcaccaaaaacgcaggtatcgggTCTTACTGTGTTGTAGGCGCAATACTCAGCAAAACCTGCTATTTGTAAGCAGCTTTACTGCCaagaggttttgcctgcagaaaaataaagcaaaaacacaggtatttactcattgctttctatgtgtGCAAAGCCTGAAAGTGACCTGCCGCAGTTTGCAAAAACAcaacagttttccaattcagtcgggAAAAAACACAAATttgtgtgaatgagatttctgacatctcatgGCTTTTGCTGGTTCTgtgaaacgcagcttaaaatttgcattaaaacaaCACGCAGCAAaatcgcatcgtgtgaacatagcctcagacACTTATTACAAGGATTTATGTTTGTGACTCACCTATGACAATGGAAGTAGTGATGCAATGACTCATGCAAACCATTATGTATAATTTCTGAAATGATTGTGAACCCAGTACAATCATTTATAAATTATTTATTACAAAACATTTTCTAATTAGCTAATACATAAAATACACAAAACGTACATTAAAAAGCACACTTCTTTGTACGGAGAGGGTCTTAAAATCTTCGGTCACCACGAACATATCTATCATCCAGTCAAACATTCTGCAGTTTgctgaaacacaaaaaaaaagaatgttattttacaTCACAACAATAAAAGCCTGTAAATCTCAAAATATGATCTACAAAGTGTGTGATAGAGGTCAAAATATATTGGGAATTGAGGATTTAAACTATCGACTATCCACTAGTTTAAGCAATTGGGATCATAGGGGTATACTCCTGGCAGCTCAATTGCCGAGAGACGGCTCACATAAACGTTTTGTACAATTAAACACTgattttaagggtactgtcacacagtgcaattttgatcgctgcgacggtacgatccgtgacgttccagcgatatccatacgatatcgctgtgtctgacacgcagcagcgatcagggatcctgctgagaatcgtacgtcgtagcagatcgtttggaactttctttcgtcacttgatcacccgctgacatcgctggatcattgtgacagcgatgtgttcgcttgtaaccagggtaaacatcgggtaactaagcgcagggccgcgcttagtaacccgatgtttaccctggttaccagcgtaaacgtaaaaaaaacca
This window harbors:
- the DNAAF2 gene encoding protein kintoun — protein: MAAKLEELSVTSEELERFKVAFQDARFRELFAQYAEELSNPENRRRYEQEIREMERERGMDVQFVHPEAGHVLRTCADGRQTCYLNVCSNAVVGKPHCVAGADKEGRLGQHWSLPCTLTLPREEKGPAGGRELIYDVVFHPDTLRLASRSAKFRSMVDLTALSTVAQQFSVALDTTNVTTLSETYKGVPQTAVIRKPVAGAAPKPQDPADPLRFPYPYDEKKRCRKTTRPLPIKPHRERPASLEPTVPRYTIRHRSYPDLQDYRDARDSVPSPVPKELVITVDLPLLSCAEDATLHIKGKELSLESVKPAAYKLQLKLPYLVEDERGTAQFNKIKRQLVVTLPVVQENLPKLMPAHLPAPSPTDSDSPQPSRTAEDSEMTPLCSQPQDHPECPLFTCSQDATTLTLIIHVKDIDKHSVTSEASSYQCEIRFCVHTGNSPYVLFVSFLPQYSLNTHDIVVSVSADNMVIELTKSSECFGPWKNLFFGVNSNSLQERKFINEENVSEFLENGLRPSTIPWSTTVDQPLINVMEMTDKRAHIRLNKPELEEDCLLTDGDQSSGLSGVTNLGSSHSDNADQSDTDETAEEKWPSPHPAIDCPTSPAAQPPVQLPGTDHSTEDLCTPAKELDEDLPDGAKLVQNPIPNPSRTEQVLRDVASSYSSALVPADHRTQCAFKFDNALLFDLD